The window ATGGTGCTCCCCAGTTTGATGCTACCTCCCGAGGTATGAACATCTACGTCTCCACTACACTTCTCAACCTTGATACTACCCCCGGATGTTTTGCCCCAAACGGAGCCCTGAATGTCCCCAAAGCGGATGCCCCCGCCAGAGGTTTGTGCTTGAACATCGCCTGCGACATCGCCCACTTCAATACTACCACCAGAGGTCTTGAGATCGACAGGACTGTCACACGATGTAAGTTTGATGCTACCCCCGGATGTTCGTCCCCACACTGTCCCTGTAATGTTTCCGAAACGCAAACTGCCGCCTGAGGTCCTCGCGCGGACATCCCCGTTAAGGTCGGCTACTGAGATACTACCGCTTGCGGTATCCAAATCGACGTTGTAATCTTTAGGCACAGTTAGTTACCTGAAAACGAATTTCGAGACGATTTAGCACTTTCCTCCAGTGCTCTCGACCTTGTTTGAATGTGCCTTCAATACGGACACCAGTATCTTCGTTGGTGAATGCCACATCAAAATCGGCAAGTGCCTCTTTTGCAGCAGATCTGCTCAACGGCTTTGCTGCCTTTGTGACGACGATCTTAACCTGATCCCCTTCAGCGGTTTGGACATCAATTGCACCAAACTCTGAGACAAGGGTTAGGCTACCACCCGAATTAACGCTATATGCTTTTTCAATCTTGTCCACAATATGTTCCTCATCCGTTAAGGCTACCTCACAACCAATAGTAAAAAATAAAACCAATACCGAGAGAGAAAAGGTTAAGGTAATAAACCGATTCATAGGACATCTCCAGTGAATGTTTTCTGTTGGGTTTCTGCTGAAGGACGGGTTCCTTCAAGCGTTGGTATTCGCCAAATTGGTACGATACAGAACAACCACGCATCCGTTGGGAAAAACCGCGCGGCTTTTCCCAACGTACGTTTTTAGAGTTCTTCGTTCTGTTTGACTTGTTGTGTTCTGATCTCTTGGAGGATTTCTACAACCGTCTCCATCTGTCCTTCCAGTCTGGCAATACGTTGATCAACAGATGTGGTAGATTCCGCGTCCTCATCTTCATCAGAGGTGACTTCTACCGTCTCGACTGTATCAGTATCAGATTTCTCTTGGGTGCGTTCCCCCAAGAAGTCTTTGAGAAAGTCAGGTACCGATTGCCGTACAACTTCACTAACATCTTTCAGTTCGTCGCCAATGGTTTTTTTCACGTTGGAGAAGTCGAAGTCGATATCAATCGTAGGACCTTCTCTAAGATATGCAGCAACTTGGTGGCAAGCAACACTCACCTCACTAAAAGATGCCCCCGTTTCAAGGGGTTGAAACAACCCTTGAGGGACAGCACCGATCTCGCTTAAGCGGTCAAGCGCGTTGTTGACTTGCTGGGCGCACCGCTCCTCACTTTCTGAAGGATCTACTATCGGTGATGTCTCTACTACGCGAGCAGTTGTTTCCAAGAGCCGTAGAATTCCGCGAATTTCCTTTTGGGTTTCGTGTTCGTTAGACATGATTGTCTCCTTTTTATGGGCATTTGCCTATATAGAGTCCGTTAAGGCTAAAAAGGATAGCGAAAAATAGTTGGTGGCTGTCAACCACTCCTGCCTTTTGAGCCTATCTGCCCATATAGAGTCACCCGAGGATAAAAAGATAGTGGAAAATTTAAAAGGAACGCGAATTCGGATATTTAGACATTAGGAGGGGTCCGATTTTAGTTCACCGACATTCCGGCGGATTTTTATTACTGCCTTAATAATGTCCTCTATGTCCTCCTCGCTTGCCATCAGGACATTTTGACTTAAGGAGAGACCGGTTTGGCATATCTTCTCAGTCTCAGGACAATGCACATCGGTATAATTGAGGTCTTGACCGAAAAGATTAGAGGTAAGAAAAGAGGCGCGATACATCGGCGTTGTATACCAATATCCCATGGGTATCCCCTCTGCACGCATTGCTTTGAGAAATGTTTCACGTGAAATGTCTTCAAATTCCTCAGCATCAAAGAGTGCTTTATAGCCGTGGCACCCGCCCCGCGTTGCACGTGGATCGAGAGGTGTGACTTTGATGCCGGGAACCTCGCCGAGCCACCCATCTAACCATCGCATATTTTTATGGCGATAGTTGGTTTCATCTTCAAGTCGAGTTATACGCGAGAGGAGGAGGCCGGCTTGCCACTCAGTCATACGGAAATTGCCGCCGAAGGGTTCTGCCTCGCCGAATTCAGCATCGGGGAGTGTGCGTCCACAATTATGGAGTGCATACGCGCGTTCGTAGAGTTCCCGGTCGTTGATGAGAACGATACCGCCTTCACCGGCGCAAAGGTTCTTTGACGATTGGAAACTGAAGCATCCGAAATGTCCCCAGCTGCCGACACCTCGCCCGCGCCACTCGGCACCGTGTGCCTGCGCGCAATCCTCGACGATTTTAAGGTTGTGCCGATTTGCGATGTCAACCAATGCGTCAAGATCGGCTGGATATCCGGCGATATGAACCGGTAAAATCGCCTTTGTTTTTTCGGTGATAGCGGCTTCAACTTTTGAAGGATCCAACAGGAAACTATCTGGTGCGGTATCCACAAAAACAGGAACGGCATGCGTCATGAGGATCGCGACGACTGTTGCCTGGAAGGTATAGGGTGTGGTAATGACCTCATCACCCGGACAAACGCCAGCGGCTTTCAGGGCGACATAGAGTGCTGATGTCCCACTATTGACACAAACGCCATACTTCGCGCCTTGGAATTCAGCGAACTGTTGCGCGAATTCTGGAACCTTTGGTCCGCCAACGCCCCACTGTCCACTTTTGTAAATTGCTTCAAACGCCTCAATATCGGCAGGGTCCTGCGTGGGCCATGTCGGATAGGGATCCGTGCGGACAGGTTCACCGCCGTTTATTGCTAATGTTGCCATATCTTCGTCCCCCTTCGATTCCTAAAGAACGTAATGCTGATTGTCTGAACAAGAGTTTATGGGATTAATGGATTTTCAGGATTATGGATCCTGCTTAATTGAGGATTGCTTTTTCCGAATGGACGTTGATGGACGTGCATTCGGCGTTGATCCTCTAAGCACTTACAAGGATAACATGTTTGGCAAAGCGCGTCAAGTAGGACGTTCAATTCTAAAAAACTTGACTTTTGATTGCTTATGTAGTATGCTATATTAAACAAGTGGAAACAGCCAATGCCTGCCAAAGACATCAGCAGAATAAAGGGGAAAAGAAAATGGACACTCGGGAGTTATATGAATTGCTGTCAAAGCAGATAACTGAAATGGACGCCCGGTTCACGAGGCAGTTTGAGGCCCTCGATAATCGGCTTGAGACGCTCGATAATCGGCTCCGGAATGTTGAAATAGATGTTGCTGAAATTAAAGGACAGAAAGCCGGGTGGGAATCTGCTCGAAATTGGGTATCTACCGGCATTGCCCTCGTTGCCCTTGGGGTCGCAATAGCAGTCGCTTTATGGAAGTAACCGAATAATTTGGATGGATAGCACACCGCTGGCATGTGTCTTATGTGTGAGTCGCGTTTTCTATAGGCATATCATGTCAGTGATGTGAGGAATTAGGTCTGCGAATTTTCCCCTCTGCACCACCTCTTGTAACCGAGATTCTAAATGTCCCGCTTCAACTTCAGCGATTAATGTTTTCATAACCTCCCACGCTTTTCTTTCCAATTCAGCATCAATCGCACCGCCTTGAACCGCCTCTTCAAACTCATCTTCGTCTTGGATTTCATAGGTGCCGTCTGGATTTACCCAGAGGTCCAAAAAGAGGTCGGTTATTTCAAAACAATTGAGTTTGCCCGTTGCATCTACAGTTCGCTTGACCGGCTTCATAATATCGCAGTAATAACCCGTCCATTCATTATTCAGATTATACACTTTGGCGATACCGTACCACAGACCCGTAAATACGAACCAGACTACCGGAAAGTTATCGCCTAAAACCGTATCACCATTTTGAATTATAGGTAAGGCAGGTTTAACCCGTTGCCCCGTAACAATGACTTCCTCGTCCACATAAAGCAATTGTTGGTGAGATCGATTTACCCGATTCGGAGGCCATTTATAGATGAGTGTTATGGTTTCCATTCCAACTTCAAATCCGTATGCGTATCAAGGGCCTGATTCTTTTTTCCTTAGGGGCTCCTCTACATTTATTCGTTCAATGATCATTCCGATTTGTGCCTCTAACTTTTCAATCTTTTCGGCTTGTGCTTTTTGCCCCCTTTCTCGCCACGCCATGATGATTTGAGGGAGACTAACAGTGAGGATAATCAAAGCTATTAGAGCAATTACAAAATTAGATATCAGGTTTAATCGCTTATCCATTTCTTCGACTTTGTCGGTGACGTTTTTTATTTTTAGATCCACATGTTCTTTTACTCTGCCCTCGGACTCTTTGATAATTTCTTTCATTCTATCTTCGGACTCTTTGACAATTGAACGAATCTTCTCAAGGTCCTTTACAGTCAGTTCGCTGAACACAGGGGCAGTAAAAATTAAAAACGCAATGGTAGAAATTAGGATTAATTTCATGTTAGTCTCCTTAAATTCTTGTGTCAAACTGATGTTAATTAGTAGAATTGTATCACAGACTAACTATAACCTGCAATTAAATCGTTATAAACACGATAACTTGTGGTGGTCTATCGCTCAATCCAGTCTACATCTATTAAGAGATCCGAAAGTTGCGCACTATTAATAACCGTTTGTAATCGTTGTTCTAAGTGACCGGTTTCAACTTCAGCGATTAATGTTTTCATGACATCCCACGCTTTTCTTTCCAATTCAGCGTCAATCGCATCACTTTGAACCGCCTCTTCAAACTCATCTTCGTCTTGGATTTCGTAGGTGCCGTCTGGATTTACCCAGAGGTCCAAAAAGAGGTCGGTTATTTCAAAACAATTGAGTTTGCCCGTTGCATCTACAGTTCGCTTGACCGGCTTCATAATATCGCAGTAATAACCCATCCATTCGCCATTCAGATTGTAAACTTTCCCGACATCGTACCATAGTCCCGTAAATACGAACCAGACTACAGGAAAGTTGTCCCCTAAAACAGTCTTACCATTTTGCACGATGGGTGCGGAGGGTCTGACACATTGAGATGTGAGAATAACCTCATCGTCCATGTAGAGCAATTGCTGTTGAAAGTGATTAACTCTGTCTGGGGGTCTTTTATAGGTAAGTGTTACGGTTTCCAAAATCCATTTTCCTTAATACTGCGAATTAGGAGACTATTGCCTCACGGAATGCCTTGATATGCCTTGGGGTTGTCCCGCAACATCCACCGACTAAGTAAGCACCGGTTTCGAGGAGTTTGGGGACATAACTTGCCATCTGTTCGGGAGTCTGCGTATAGACGGTCTGATGGTTCTCATCAAGTTTGGGCATACCAGCGTTCGGATATGCCATCATCCGCTTGCCCTGAATTCCTCTGTTGGTCAGGGCTGCGTGGAGCTGCTGAGTACCCGTAATTGCATAAGGCATTCCGGTGTGTTCGTCTCGTCTGGATTCAGCACCGCAGTTCACACCCATAATGCTAACGGCATCTAATAACGAGTCGCCATTTGAAAATTCACCTTCCGTGAGGATATTCAGCAAATCTGCCGGAGAATTCCCCCAATCTGTCCGGTAAACGACCTTGCCACTCCGCCGTTCCTTTGTCCACTTGTATGTCAAGTTTACCGCGATAGGGAGCTCCGTCTGACGTGCGACATCTACAGCGATTGCTGCCTCTTTCGCGGAAAACATTGTTTCAAGACAAAGGAAATCTACGCCTTCTTCTGCGAGGGTATGAATCACCAATTTGTGCGCCTCTCTGGCATCTACGTTTGGAATCCCGAAAGTTGTATCGCCGCTGTCTGCTTCGATTGCGCCGGGAGAGGGACCGACGGAACCTGCAATATAGACATCTCTACCATTCCGCTCAATAGCAGCCTTTGCGTGTTGAACAGCGAGGCGTATGAGGCGTTGGGCATCCGATGGACTTTGTCCCGCCATTTGTAGATGCAGCGGCGACGCTACAAACGTATTGGTTCCTATTGCCTCAGCACCTGCGCTGATATAATCTGAATGGATGTCAATAACGGCAGTGGGATGCAGTTCGTTGGCGAGTGCGCTATTGGTAAGTTCTATATTGCGTGTAAACAATTGCGAACCGAACCCACCATCATACAAAATCGGTTCATCAGCCTTTAAGCGTTCCTGAAAGTTTTTAATTTTACCTTCCTCCATTACAACGTTCCTGGCATCGGGTTAAATTGACAGCCCTCCACGAATACATCAAAGAAATCGGGAGTTGTCTCCAGTTCAATGTGTTCGATATTCTTGACGAGTGCCTCAATATCTGCGCGTTTTTTCTCGGAAAGGAGGACAGCCGTCGCACCGGCGACTGCGGCGTTACCGACTTTGACGACATTTGTCTCTGGGACAGGGGCAAGGAAACCGATCTCGACAGCGTCTTGTAGGTTAACATAATTGGCAAAACCACCGGCTAAAAAAAGCCTTGTGATGTCTTCAGGGACACAGCCGAAGTGCCGTAAAACGATGTACTGCCCGCAATAGTTCGCAGCCTTTGCTTGTGCGAGATTGCTCGCATCGTCGCGCGAGAAGGTGATACCGTGTTCTGGCAAAATTGACATGATGCGTTGCTTTCTATCCGAAAAAACGCCTTTTGGACTCATCATATCATTGCGACGGAGTTCGGCGAGGAGCGAAATCAGTCCTGAACCGCACAACCCTTGGGGTGCCTCATTATCAATTGTCTCATAACTGAATTGATCACCGTTCCATTTCAGAGATTCAATGGCACCCGGATAAGCGGGCATTCCGTATTCAATGCCGCCGCCTTCAAATGCGGGACCGGCAGGACATGACGCAGCAACCATCCGTTTCGCATTGCCAACAATCACCTCTGTGTTTGTGCCGACATCAACTAACATGACAATCTCATCTGTTGACGGTATATCGATTGAGACTAAATCGGCGGCGACATCTGCCCCGACATGGCTCGCAATCAAGGGTAGACTGACAACCATCGCCTTCGGATTCGCTCGGATACCTAAGCGGCGTGTTTTTTCAACAAGGGCGGTTGTTGAACGGATTCCGTCCCGATACTCGTGTTCAATCGTTGACTTATACGGTTTTTGACCGATGCTCTGGACATCCCGCTTGAAGAAGATATCGCGCATCGTCGTATTGCCAGCGACAACGACCTCATAAATTTCTTGCCGGACGAAATTATGGCGATCGCACATATCCATGATTTCGCTGTTCAGTGCAGCGATAAGGGAACGACGGAGTTCTCCATGAAATTCGCCATCATAACTGATACGGTTCATGATGTCGCTGCCCCCAAAACGCTGTGGATTTTCAAAGGAACTCACAGAGACCGTTTTCCCCGTCTCCAAATCCACCAGATTTGCCACCACTGTGGTCGTTCCGATGTCTATAGCTAAGCCATAAACGTGTCCCCGGTAGCGGTCAATCGGTTCATCATTGTAATAGACAACACCCTCGCGATGGCGCACGCGTGGATTAAGCTCTGGCGTTTCGTTGTTATTTGTGATGGCGTACGTTAGAATTCTGGGTGTGCGGCGGAGTGGTGTAAATTCAATGTCCGTATCAACATCAATAACGACGGCTTGGCAGGCAAGGCGGTAGTTGTCTCGTAGGAAGGCCTCCGCTTCGTTGGGTGGCTGGAGAGCGTCCATCCCGCGTTTGATTTCAACAATACATTCATGGCACTGTCCGGTTCGGAAACAGGAGGTAGGCACTTGTACGGCTAAATCGTCTGCGTAGTCAAAAACGGTTTTTCCGGGAGTGAGTTGATAGACTTTTCCGTCAGATGTAATCGTGCCAGTGCCGTGTGATTCTGCTGCTTCGTCTGAATCGTCAATCTCCCACGCGTCTCGATAGTCTAACTTATCATCCCCGACACAGAGCAATCCCGTCCCTTCATCAATTTTTCGCTGGTTTCGACAACCGAATTTCGCCGTGCAGTGGTCAAGCCGATTCTTGTAGGGACATCGGTAGGTGGCTTGGACATCGGCGTGTGTGACCAATCCTTCAAAAATCTGTGTAATTTTATTGAGGCGTTTTTCGTATTCGGCTTTGTCTATTTTTTTCATGTCCCTCTACCATACCTCATCTTCTTCCAGAAGAAACTTTTTAGCCAAGGCAACACAAGCAAGGGCATCTTTGCCGTATCCATCAGCACCCATGTCATCGGCAAATGTCTGCGTAACAGGGGCACCGCCTACCATAATCTTTACGTCTTCCCGTAGGTCTTCGTCAATAAAGGCATCAATTGTTTTCCCCATGTTTGGCATTGTCGTCGTCAGAAGTGCGGACATCCCCAAAATAGGTGCTTCATATTCCTCAACAGCCTCCATAAATTCATCTTCGGAGGTATCAACCCCCAAATCGTGGACGACGAAACCTGCCCCGCGCAACATCATGATGCAAAGATTTTTGCCGATATCGTGGAGATCTCCCTTGACGGTTCCCATAATTACGGTACCGATGGGATCAATGCCTGACTCAGAGAGAATGGGTTCAATATATGCCATTCCGGCTTTCATTGCGCGTGCACAGGCTAAGACTTCAGGGACAAAGATGAAGTTTTCGCGGAACTTGATACCAACGATGCCCATCCCAGCGATGAGTCCATCATCCATAATCTCCAGTGCCTCTGTGCCATCCTCAAGTGCTGCCTCCGTCAATTCATCAACAGTGTGATGGTCGCCATCAATAAGCGCAGCGGCGATGTCTTGCATTGCCGGGGTCGCTTGCGCGAACATCTCGATAGTCAGTTCTATCTCATCAGGCTGCTCAAGATATTCTTCGATTTCTTCTCGGATAAATTCATTTGCGATGTCATTAATAGATGTCACGAGTTTTGAACGCCTCCTCAAAGAACATAAGATAGCATAGGCACAGAAAAATGGCAAACGATTTTTGTGAAAGATAATAGCGTCGTTGCATCAGGCGATTGTCAAACAACTCTGCGAATTTGGGAGGCGCGCTTTGGAAGCGCGCCTATTGGAAAAGGCTTCTGGTGCGTTGCATCAGACAGCCTAATTCTTCTCCCGGTATTCCTTCAAAAGAGCATTAATCTTGTCAAGAAAATCTTGTGAGTAGATTTCACCGACGAGTGCGTTATGGGTGTCTATGGCAATGACATCCCATGCTTCGCGGGATTCATCCTCGAATTCGACGACCTCAATGCCAGCTTTCTTTTGGAGTGCCTCAAGTGCCCTGTCATTATCTTTCCGAATATCCTGAATTAAGCTGTCCTGATACGCGTCCGCGGTTTCACGCACTACCTTCTGCTGTTCTGGTGAGAGTCGATCAAAGCTCTCCTTGGTCATGACTGTGGCACCGACCCCAACATTAACAGGGAGATCACTCATGTATTTGAATTTATCATACCACTGCAATGCTACAGTGACATACGGAGATGCAACTATCGTGTTAAGCTGTCCTGCATAGAGGGAAGGGAGGACCTGTGTAACCTCTCTGAGTACAGTTGCGATTTCGGCACTTTCGTAAAATGTACGTGCGATTTTGTCGCTTGAGCGCGCCCACATCTTGACGGTTGATGACTGGAGATCGGCAATAGTGCGGATGGGCTGATTACTGAAGATATAATAATAGCCAATGTCCCCCATACCGAGCAGGACATATCCAGCATCCATAAAGGCTTTTTCAAGATCTGCCCGGAGGTAATCGCGTACATAGTCAAGTTCATCATAGGTTTTGAACATCCGAGGCAGTTGGAAAATCAGCACTTCTTCCTGAATTTCACCGAGCCCAGTGGCTGTCATAGCCCCTGCGTGGATCAACCCTGCACGCATCTTTCGGACGACATCGAGTTCGTCTCCTTGTACACCGTTTGGATAGATACGGAGTCGGAGTTCACCGTCCGTTTTTGCGCGAATTTCTTTTCCCATCGCCTCAAAATTGTTCATCCATGTAGAGCCTTTCGGTGCGAGGGTTGCGAACTTAATAGATTCAGCAGCGAGACCTGCCATGGGTAGACAAAGCATCCCGAAAATTAGTAGAAACACGCCCATCAAGTGAGCGGCGCGTGCTTTATAGTCGGTTTTCTTTTTCTGCATTATTCAATCCCTCCTTCTTCCATTTCTTCTAAATCAAAAAGCATATCCACCTGATCAAGCCAACGTTTCGCTCGTGATTTTGCCAAGGCAGTCGCCGCCTCCTCGCCAGGATAAACGTCCGAGGGTGCATCAAGGACTTCCTGTAAAGACCGTTTGTAGAGTTCAGCGTCCTGTTTAGGATAGGCATAGTAACGCGCGAGGTAGAATTTGCTCATTAGGAACTTACCGTCATTAATCTCGTCTACACGGTCAATGTGTTCCTTCGCCTTCTCCGGATCACCACCGATCGTTGGTGCTCGGTCCCCGTAATAGACGGCATAGAACAGATGGGCGCTACCGAAGTAGAAAGTTTCATCCAATTCAAGGATACGCGCCATCATGAGTTCGACACGCGTAAGGTCAATTACCTGCATCGGATCATCCTTCTGAAGGCTAATCCCGCGCGCCACAGCGTAAGCCGCCCAAAACAGGGGTTCAACCTGTTTTTTCTCGAGTTTCTGAAGTGCTTTTTTAAAGGTCTCCATATCAACACTTCTCGGTTCTCTGAACGCTTCATCGGATTTTGCAAGCACGTCGAATGCATAAGCCTCAGCCTGTTTATAGCGGTCAATTGCCTGTGTACGCATCTCTGCTGCAGTCTCGTAGTCTCCAGCAATCTCAGCCTCCTCCATCCTATCCTCCAGAAACCCGGCGTAAGAGGAACACGCGCGGGCGGTACTAACGAGGATACCTGCGCTGCCAATTTTAGCCAATCGCTCAAGGGTCCCGAGATTGCTTTCGAGGGTAGATTCCACAACGGTTAGATTACCCTCACTCTGAATCCGCGATAACTTGGCGAGAC is drawn from Candidatus Poribacteria bacterium and contains these coding sequences:
- a CDS encoding corrinoid protein, whose translation is MTSINDIANEFIREEIEEYLEQPDEIELTIEMFAQATPAMQDIAAALIDGDHHTVDELTEAALEDGTEALEIMDDGLIAGMGIVGIKFRENFIFVPEVLACARAMKAGMAYIEPILSESGIDPIGTVIMGTVKGDLHDIGKNLCIMMLRGAGFVVHDLGVDTSEDEFMEAVEEYEAPILGMSALLTTTMPNMGKTIDAFIDEDLREDVKIMVGGAPVTQTFADDMGADGYGKDALACVALAKKFLLEEDEVW
- a CDS encoding homocysteine S-methyltransferase family protein, encoding MEEGKIKNFQERLKADEPILYDGGFGSQLFTRNIELTNSALANELHPTAVIDIHSDYISAGAEAIGTNTFVASPLHLQMAGQSPSDAQRLIRLAVQHAKAAIERNGRDVYIAGSVGPSPGAIEADSGDTTFGIPNVDAREAHKLVIHTLAEEGVDFLCLETMFSAKEAAIAVDVARQTELPIAVNLTYKWTKERRSGKVVYRTDWGNSPADLLNILTEGEFSNGDSLLDAVSIMGVNCGAESRRDEHTGMPYAITGTQQLHAALTNRGIQGKRMMAYPNAGMPKLDENHQTVYTQTPEQMASYVPKLLETGAYLVGGCCGTTPRHIKAFREAIVS
- the dctP gene encoding TRAP transporter substrate-binding protein DctP codes for the protein MQKKKTDYKARAAHLMGVFLLIFGMLCLPMAGLAAESIKFATLAPKGSTWMNNFEAMGKEIRAKTDGELRLRIYPNGVQGDELDVVRKMRAGLIHAGAMTATGLGEIQEEVLIFQLPRMFKTYDELDYVRDYLRADLEKAFMDAGYVLLGMGDIGYYYIFSNQPIRTIADLQSSTVKMWARSSDKIARTFYESAEIATVLREVTQVLPSLYAGQLNTIVASPYVTVALQWYDKFKYMSDLPVNVGVGATVMTKESFDRLSPEQQKVVRETADAYQDSLIQDIRKDNDRALEALQKKAGIEVVEFEDESREAWDVIAIDTHNALVGEIYSQDFLDKINALLKEYREKN
- a CDS encoding DUF4097 family beta strand repeat-containing protein, whose amino-acid sequence is MPKDYNVDLDTASGSISVADLNGDVRARTSGGSLRFGNITGTVWGRTSGGSIKLTSCDSPVDLKTSGGSIEVGDVAGDVQAQTSGGGIRFGDIQGSVWGKTSGGSIKVEKCSGDVDVHTSGGSIKLGSTIGTVNARTSGGSIQALLTAQLHDECSLRTSGGNITVILIPDIAIDVDATTSGGSVSTDFAVASTIQGKVPKNRLKGSINGGGPLMKLRTSGGGIRLQKISD
- a CDS encoding ASKHA domain-containing protein, with protein sequence MKKIDKAEYEKRLNKITQIFEGLVTHADVQATYRCPYKNRLDHCTAKFGCRNQRKIDEGTGLLCVGDDKLDYRDAWEIDDSDEAAESHGTGTITSDGKVYQLTPGKTVFDYADDLAVQVPTSCFRTGQCHECIVEIKRGMDALQPPNEAEAFLRDNYRLACQAVVIDVDTDIEFTPLRRTPRILTYAITNNNETPELNPRVRHREGVVYYNDEPIDRYRGHVYGLAIDIGTTTVVANLVDLETGKTVSVSSFENPQRFGGSDIMNRISYDGEFHGELRRSLIAALNSEIMDMCDRHNFVRQEIYEVVVAGNTTMRDIFFKRDVQSIGQKPYKSTIEHEYRDGIRSTTALVEKTRRLGIRANPKAMVVSLPLIASHVGADVAADLVSIDIPSTDEIVMLVDVGTNTEVIVGNAKRMVAASCPAGPAFEGGGIEYGMPAYPGAIESLKWNGDQFSYETIDNEAPQGLCGSGLISLLAELRRNDMMSPKGVFSDRKQRIMSILPEHGITFSRDDASNLAQAKAANYCGQYIVLRHFGCVPEDITRLFLAGGFANYVNLQDAVEIGFLAPVPETNVVKVGNAAVAGATAVLLSEKKRADIEALVKNIEHIELETTPDFFDVFVEGCQFNPMPGTL
- a CDS encoding DUF402 domain-containing protein; translated protein: METITLIYKWPPNRVNRSHQQLLYVDEEVIVTGQRVKPALPIIQNGDTVLGDNFPVVWFVFTGLWYGIAKVYNLNNEWTGYYCDIMKPVKRTVDATGKLNCFEITDLFLDLWVNPDGTYEIQDEDEFEEAVQGGAIDAELERKAWEVMKTLIAEVEAGHLESRLQEVVQRGKFADLIPHITDMICL
- a CDS encoding TRAP transporter TatT component family protein, giving the protein MIYNKFCFRISILLLPIFLGGCGLAKLSRIQSEGNLTVVESTLESNLGTLERLAKIGSAGILVSTARACSSYAGFLEDRMEEAEIAGDYETAAEMRTQAIDRYKQAEAYAFDVLAKSDEAFREPRSVDMETFKKALQKLEKKQVEPLFWAAYAVARGISLQKDDPMQVIDLTRVELMMARILELDETFYFGSAHLFYAVYYGDRAPTIGGDPEKAKEHIDRVDEINDGKFLMSKFYLARYYAYPKQDAELYKRSLQEVLDAPSDVYPGEEAATALAKSRAKRWLDQVDMLFDLEEMEEGGIE
- a CDS encoding DUF402 domain-containing protein, which produces METVTLTYKRPPDRVNHFQQQLLYMDDEVILTSQCVRPSAPIVQNGKTVLGDNFPVVWFVFTGLWYDVGKVYNLNGEWMGYYCDIMKPVKRTVDATGKLNCFEITDLFLDLWVNPDGTYEIQDEDEFEEAVQSDAIDAELERKAWDVMKTLIAEVETGHLEQRLQTVINSAQLSDLLIDVDWIER
- a CDS encoding DegT/DnrJ/EryC1/StrS family aminotransferase, with amino-acid sequence MATLAINGGEPVRTDPYPTWPTQDPADIEAFEAIYKSGQWGVGGPKVPEFAQQFAEFQGAKYGVCVNSGTSALYVALKAAGVCPGDEVITTPYTFQATVVAILMTHAVPVFVDTAPDSFLLDPSKVEAAITEKTKAILPVHIAGYPADLDALVDIANRHNLKIVEDCAQAHGAEWRGRGVGSWGHFGCFSFQSSKNLCAGEGGIVLINDRELYERAYALHNCGRTLPDAEFGEAEPFGGNFRMTEWQAGLLLSRITRLEDETNYRHKNMRWLDGWLGEVPGIKVTPLDPRATRGGCHGYKALFDAEEFEDISRETFLKAMRAEGIPMGYWYTTPMYRASFLTSNLFGQDLNYTDVHCPETEKICQTGLSLSQNVLMASEEDIEDIIKAVIKIRRNVGELKSDPS